The genomic segment GGACATCGGTAGCCACTACAGAAGGGTTTCCTTCCGTGTTGGATTCGGCCCCAGTTTTCTTATCTTCTCGGTGAATTCCGTCACAACTTGTTGAAACCGTGCTCCCTCCGAAGCGGATATCCATGAAAGACGAAGCCTGTCAGCTTCAAGACCGAGGCTCTCGACGACCTTCTTCAGAACCGCGAATCTTCGCCTTGCGTAGTAATTCCCTTTATCGTAATGGCAGTCACCCGGGTGGCAGCCGGCGATGAGTACGCCGTCTGCTCCGCGGAGGAAAGCATCCGTCACCATTTCGGGATCTACCCTGCTTGAACACATGACTTTTACTGGAATCAGGTTGGGGGGCAT from the Candidatus Aegiribacteria sp. genome contains:
- a CDS encoding hydrogenase iron-sulfur subunit, coding for MMEEFEPRIIGFLCNWCSYAGADLAGTSRLKMPPNLIPVKVMCSSRVDPEMVTDAFLRGADGVLIAGCHPGDCHYDKGNYYARRRFAVLKKVVESLGLEADRLRLSWISASEGARFQQVVTEFTEKIRKLGPNPTRKETLL